The following proteins come from a genomic window of Nicotiana tabacum cultivar K326 unplaced genomic scaffold, ASM71507v2 Un00026, whole genome shotgun sequence:
- the LOC107773200 gene encoding GDSL esterase/lipase At5g45910-like isoform X1 — protein MKIIFLIFCCFLSSVSPNQQSYNAIFSFGDSLADTGNFLLSGALAFPVIGKLPYGETFFKHATGRCSNGRLIVDFFAEAYGLPLLPPYLALKNGVKAEHGVNFAIAGATAIAAEYFYSKNITVLWTNISLTDQVGWFQEVKSNICATRKDCREYFKKSLFIVGEIGGNDYNYPYFVGGSIKQLKALVPAVVETIIEATSVLIEEGAVELIVPGNLPIGCSALYLTLFGTTNKAAYDKNGCLKAYNAFSKYHNSQLKLSLEKLREEYPHAKIIYADYYGAAKRLFHAPKHYGFFNTLVACCGGGGPYNFNNSARCGHIGSKACLDSSKFANWDGIHLTEAAYHHIAKGLLNGLFTSPPLTFSPIKKI, from the exons ATGAAAATCATCTTCTTGATTTTCTGTTGCTTTTTGAGCTCAGTTTCACCCAATCAACAATCTTATAATGCAATATTTAGCTTTGGTGATTCACTCGCCGATACCGGAAATTTCCTTCTCTCCGGTGCCCTAGCTTTTCCGGTCATCGGAAAACTCCCCTACGGAGAAACGTTTTTCAAACATGCCACTGGCCGATGTTCAAATGGACGGTtaattgttgacttctttg CGGAGGCGTATGGATTGCCATTACTTCCACCCTATTTGGCACTGAAAAATGGCGTAAAAGCCGAACATGGAGTGAATTTTGCGATTGCTGGAGCTACTGCAATTGCTGCTGAGTATTTTTATAGTAAGAATATTACAGTTTTATGGACAAATATTTCATTAACTGACCAGGTGGGATGGTTTCAGGAAGTGAAGTCTAACATTTGTGCCACGAGAAAAG ATTGTAGAGAATACTTTAAAAAATCACTATTTATAGTGGGAGAGATTGGAGGCAATGACTATAACTACCCCTACTTTGTTGGTGGAAGCATTAAACAACTTAAAGCTCTTGTACCAGCAGTAGTTGAAACAATTATTGAAGCAACAAGT GTATTGATAGAGGAAGGAGCAGTAGAATTGATAGTTCCTGGGAATTTGCCAATTGGGTGCTCAGCATTGTACTTAACCTTGTTTGGCACTACAAACAAAGCAGCATATGACAAAAATGGATGTCTCAAAGCCTACAATGCCTTCTCTAAATATCACAATTCTCAGCTTAAACTCTCCCTTGAGAAATTAAGAGAAGAATATCCTCATGCAAAGATCATATATGCTGATTATTATGGAGCTGCAAAGAGATTGTTTCATGCTCCAAAGCATTAtg GATTTTTCAATACATTAGTAGCATGTTGTGGAGGTGGAGGTCCTTACAACTTCAACAATTCAGCAAGATGTGGTCATATTGGCTCTAAGGCATGTTTGGACTCTTCTAAATTTGCAAATTGGGATGGAATTCACTTAACAGAAGCAGCTTATCACCACATAGCCAAGGGGTTGCTCAATGGCCTTTTCACTTCTCCACCTCTCACATTTTCTCCCATTAAGAAAATTTAG
- the LOC107773200 gene encoding GDSL esterase/lipase At5g45910-like isoform X2, whose protein sequence is MKIIFLIFCCFLSSVSPNQQSYNAIFSFGDSLADTGNFLLSGALAFPVIGKLPYGETFFKHATGRCSNGRLIVDFFAEAYGLPLLPPYLALKNGVKAEHGVNFAIAGATAIAEVKSNICATRKDCREYFKKSLFIVGEIGGNDYNYPYFVGGSIKQLKALVPAVVETIIEATSVLIEEGAVELIVPGNLPIGCSALYLTLFGTTNKAAYDKNGCLKAYNAFSKYHNSQLKLSLEKLREEYPHAKIIYADYYGAAKRLFHAPKHYGFFNTLVACCGGGGPYNFNNSARCGHIGSKACLDSSKFANWDGIHLTEAAYHHIAKGLLNGLFTSPPLTFSPIKKI, encoded by the exons ATGAAAATCATCTTCTTGATTTTCTGTTGCTTTTTGAGCTCAGTTTCACCCAATCAACAATCTTATAATGCAATATTTAGCTTTGGTGATTCACTCGCCGATACCGGAAATTTCCTTCTCTCCGGTGCCCTAGCTTTTCCGGTCATCGGAAAACTCCCCTACGGAGAAACGTTTTTCAAACATGCCACTGGCCGATGTTCAAATGGACGGTtaattgttgacttctttg CGGAGGCGTATGGATTGCCATTACTTCCACCCTATTTGGCACTGAAAAATGGCGTAAAAGCCGAACATGGAGTGAATTTTGCGATTGCTGGAGCTACTGCAATTGCT GAAGTGAAGTCTAACATTTGTGCCACGAGAAAAG ATTGTAGAGAATACTTTAAAAAATCACTATTTATAGTGGGAGAGATTGGAGGCAATGACTATAACTACCCCTACTTTGTTGGTGGAAGCATTAAACAACTTAAAGCTCTTGTACCAGCAGTAGTTGAAACAATTATTGAAGCAACAAGT GTATTGATAGAGGAAGGAGCAGTAGAATTGATAGTTCCTGGGAATTTGCCAATTGGGTGCTCAGCATTGTACTTAACCTTGTTTGGCACTACAAACAAAGCAGCATATGACAAAAATGGATGTCTCAAAGCCTACAATGCCTTCTCTAAATATCACAATTCTCAGCTTAAACTCTCCCTTGAGAAATTAAGAGAAGAATATCCTCATGCAAAGATCATATATGCTGATTATTATGGAGCTGCAAAGAGATTGTTTCATGCTCCAAAGCATTAtg GATTTTTCAATACATTAGTAGCATGTTGTGGAGGTGGAGGTCCTTACAACTTCAACAATTCAGCAAGATGTGGTCATATTGGCTCTAAGGCATGTTTGGACTCTTCTAAATTTGCAAATTGGGATGGAATTCACTTAACAGAAGCAGCTTATCACCACATAGCCAAGGGGTTGCTCAATGGCCTTTTCACTTCTCCACCTCTCACATTTTCTCCCATTAAGAAAATTTAG